Proteins encoded together in one Deinococcus irradiatisoli window:
- a CDS encoding HAD family hydrolase: MTIQALFWDIGGVLLTNGWDREQRAEVVKRFGLDAGEFGERHKLVVPELELGRVSLDEYLDQVVFYQPRDFGRDEFRAAMYAQSQPNPATLALARRLSGQVRMYALNNEGLDLNAHRIDTFGLRELLLGFFTSCYLGVMKPSSAIYRLGVRLAHVPPEQAVMIDDRVQNVEAARRTGMQAILYVSAEQLEADLAALGVQA, encoded by the coding sequence ATGACCATTCAAGCGCTTTTCTGGGACATCGGCGGCGTGCTGCTCACCAACGGCTGGGACCGCGAGCAACGCGCCGAGGTGGTCAAGCGGTTCGGGCTCGATGCCGGCGAGTTCGGCGAGCGCCACAAGCTGGTGGTGCCGGAACTGGAACTCGGCCGGGTCAGTCTGGACGAATACCTCGACCAGGTGGTGTTTTATCAGCCGCGCGACTTCGGGCGCGACGAGTTCCGCGCCGCCATGTACGCCCAGAGCCAGCCGAATCCGGCGACACTGGCCCTGGCCCGGCGGCTCTCCGGACAGGTCCGGATGTATGCGCTCAACAACGAGGGCCTCGATCTCAATGCCCACCGCATCGACACTTTCGGCCTGCGCGAGCTGCTGCTGGGATTTTTCACGTCGTGCTACCTGGGCGTGATGAAACCCAGTTCGGCCATCTACCGCCTGGGGGTGCGGCTGGCACACGTGCCGCCCGAGCAGGCGGTGATGATCGACGACCGCGTCCAGAACGTCGAGGCCGCCCGCCGTACCGGGATGCAGGCGATTCTGTACGTCTCGGCCGAGCAGCTCGAAGCCGACCTCGCGGCGCTGGGCGTGCAAGCGTAA
- the ftsA gene encoding cell division protein FtsA, whose product MKNNPFIVGLDIGTTKITTVIGEIGPQGTVDIIGEGTVPSEGIKRGAVVNLERTTHAIKQSVAAAERVSGVRVSHAYVSVSGHHVRATTSHGLAAIRRNQEITAADVERSIENARAVPLDPNLEVIHAIPQEYVVDGQEGIKSPVGMHGVRLEVDVHIVSGAAGPLANVRRCVQEAGLTTEGFVLQSLASGLAVLDAGERDQTVVVIDMGGGTTDVGVFRRGNLAHSASLPIGGDHVTADLMQILKIPVEEAENVKRKYGAALPELADQELTLEITTAAGVTHAISAFDLARIIKPRISEIYDLIRDEIDKGLGPVELVAGSVVITGGGALMRGVSELARERFRLPIRIGKPRGVSGLTDIVSGPLHATSVGLVLYGATHEHADLSMDQLDKAEPKPVPTPTKQPTVTQTPPEPQVVIKSEPKPEPKAEPKPPKVRTGPSLGERMKNFFKDWM is encoded by the coding sequence ATGAAAAATAACCCGTTTATCGTGGGGCTGGACATCGGCACCACCAAAATCACCACCGTGATCGGCGAAATCGGTCCGCAGGGCACGGTGGACATCATCGGCGAAGGCACGGTGCCCAGCGAGGGCATCAAGCGCGGCGCGGTGGTCAATCTGGAGCGCACCACCCACGCCATCAAGCAGTCGGTGGCCGCCGCCGAGCGCGTCAGCGGGGTGCGGGTCTCGCACGCCTACGTCAGCGTCTCGGGCCACCACGTGCGCGCCACCACCAGCCACGGACTGGCTGCCATTCGCCGCAACCAGGAAATCACCGCCGCCGACGTGGAGCGCTCGATCGAGAACGCCCGCGCCGTGCCGCTCGATCCGAATCTGGAAGTCATTCACGCCATTCCGCAGGAATACGTCGTGGACGGCCAGGAGGGCATCAAGAGCCCGGTGGGCATGCACGGCGTGCGCCTGGAAGTCGATGTGCACATCGTCTCCGGCGCGGCCGGTCCGCTGGCCAACGTCCGGCGCTGCGTGCAGGAAGCTGGCCTCACCACCGAGGGTTTCGTGCTGCAGTCGCTGGCTTCCGGGCTGGCGGTGCTCGACGCCGGCGAGCGCGACCAGACGGTGGTGGTCATCGACATGGGCGGCGGCACCACCGACGTGGGGGTATTCCGGCGGGGCAACCTGGCCCACAGCGCCTCGCTACCGATCGGCGGCGACCACGTCACGGCCGACCTGATGCAGATTCTGAAAATCCCGGTGGAAGAAGCCGAGAACGTCAAGCGCAAGTACGGCGCGGCCCTGCCGGAACTGGCCGACCAGGAACTCACCCTGGAAATCACCACGGCGGCGGGCGTGACCCACGCCATCAGCGCCTTCGACCTGGCCCGCATCATCAAGCCGCGCATCAGCGAAATCTACGACCTGATCCGCGACGAGATCGACAAGGGACTGGGGCCGGTCGAACTGGTGGCCGGCAGCGTGGTCATCACCGGCGGCGGCGCCCTGATGCGCGGCGTATCGGAATTGGCCCGCGAGCGCTTCCGGCTGCCAATCCGCATCGGCAAACCGCGCGGGGTCAGCGGCCTGACCGACATCGTCAGCGGCCCGCTGCACGCCACCTCGGTGGGGCTGGTGCTCTACGGGGCCACCCACGAGCACGCCGACCTCTCGATGGACCAACTCGACAAGGCCGAGCCCAAGCCGGTGCCCACCCCTACCAAGCAACCGACCGTGACCCAGACGCCGCCGGAGCCGCAGGTTGTCATCAAAAGCGAGCCGAAGCCGGAACCCAAGGCCGAGCCCAAGCCGCCCAAGGTCCGCACCGGCCCCAGCCTGGGCGAGCGCATGAAAAACTTCTTCAAAGACTGGATGTAG
- a CDS encoding cell division protein FtsQ/DivIB: MAVTPLPPEFRTAPFDAARRPRPPATLERAAAPPPEELDFTAPPPAPLPRRRFWQQYGVFLSIMLTALILAGAAVGVWFYLPIKAVQISGNRHLSDVEVKRLAGLSGEKPFGWAYYGAWRAGALRDNAWVASAQITRVFPDRVEVAIKERRPVAQVRSSNGNLSVIAADGVPLPDAPPTGPIISGWGPDRTGEALLAARVLSRYNVKSVTYTPTGITVTTDQGTLWSGDAALLLKYGQAIETQAQGGRINLYPWGVSVQR, from the coding sequence GTGGCCGTAACGCCGCTGCCCCCCGAATTTCGGACCGCGCCGTTCGACGCCGCCCGCCGCCCGCGCCCGCCGGCCACGCTGGAACGTGCCGCCGCGCCGCCGCCCGAGGAGCTCGACTTCACCGCCCCCCCGCCCGCACCGCTGCCCCGGCGCCGCTTCTGGCAGCAGTACGGCGTGTTTCTGAGCATCATGCTCACGGCGCTGATTCTGGCGGGCGCGGCGGTGGGCGTGTGGTTTTATCTGCCGATCAAGGCGGTGCAGATCAGCGGCAACCGCCACCTCTCGGACGTCGAGGTCAAGCGCCTGGCGGGCCTGAGCGGCGAGAAGCCCTTCGGCTGGGCGTATTACGGGGCCTGGCGGGCCGGGGCGCTGCGCGACAACGCTTGGGTCGCCTCGGCGCAGATCACCCGGGTGTTTCCCGACCGGGTGGAAGTGGCCATCAAGGAGCGCCGCCCGGTGGCGCAGGTCCGCAGCAGCAACGGCAACCTGAGCGTGATCGCCGCCGACGGCGTTCCGCTGCCGGACGCGCCGCCCACCGGCCCCATCATCTCCGGCTGGGGACCGGACCGCACCGGGGAGGCCCTTCTCGCGGCGCGGGTGTTATCGCGTTACAATGTCAAGTCAGTGACGTATACACCGACCGGCATCACTGTGACTACCGACCAAGGCACCCTCTGGAGCGGCGACGCAGCGCTGCTGCTCAAGTACGGCCAAGCCATCGAAACCCAGGCCCAAGGCGGCCGCATCAATCTTTATCCGTGGGGAGTGAGCGTCCAGAGATGA
- a CDS encoding UDP-N-acetylmuramate dehydrogenase, producing the protein MSALETRSSSGAAVSRQALARFTTLGVGGEAEIWTVADHAQLREAMGAPYRILGGGSNLVVADQGLGERVIRLGGEFATTDLSAGPESTADTLITGWVGGGVPLPGLLRKLRQLGLSNLEGTVGVPAQVGGAVWMNAGTRFGEMFDGLYALEIATPEGVRQLSPDELPWGYRHSAIPRNHIVTRVRLKLVRRTPEEVGAKMDQADLARKGQPKMRTPGCAFKNPGGVSAGKLIDEAGLKGQRVGQAMISPEHANFIVNLGGASAADVHALLSLIRERVGLPLELEYELWP; encoded by the coding sequence GTGAGCGCCCTGGAAACCCGCAGCTCCAGCGGCGCGGCGGTCAGCCGGCAAGCGCTCGCACGCTTCACGACCCTGGGCGTCGGCGGCGAGGCCGAAATCTGGACGGTGGCTGACCACGCCCAGCTCCGTGAGGCGATGGGCGCGCCGTACCGGATTCTGGGCGGTGGCAGCAACCTGGTGGTGGCCGACCAGGGCCTGGGCGAGCGGGTCATCCGGCTGGGCGGCGAATTTGCCACCACTGACCTGAGCGCCGGGCCGGAAAGCACCGCCGACACGCTGATCACCGGCTGGGTGGGCGGCGGGGTGCCGCTGCCGGGGCTGCTGCGAAAACTGCGCCAGCTGGGGCTCTCCAACCTGGAAGGCACCGTCGGCGTGCCGGCCCAGGTGGGCGGCGCGGTGTGGATGAACGCCGGCACCCGCTTCGGCGAGATGTTCGACGGCCTGTACGCTCTGGAAATCGCCACGCCCGAGGGCGTGCGCCAGCTCTCGCCGGACGAGCTGCCGTGGGGCTACCGCCACAGCGCCATTCCCAGAAACCACATCGTGACGCGGGTGCGCCTGAAACTCGTGCGCCGCACCCCGGAAGAGGTCGGCGCCAAAATGGACCAGGCCGACCTGGCCCGCAAGGGGCAGCCCAAGATGCGCACGCCCGGCTGCGCGTTCAAGAATCCCGGCGGGGTCAGCGCCGGCAAACTCATCGACGAGGCGGGCCTCAAGGGCCAGCGCGTCGGTCAGGCGATGATCTCGCCGGAGCACGCCAACTTCATCGTCAATCTGGGCGGCGCGTCGGCGGCCGACGTTCACGCGCTGCTCTCTCTCATCCGCGAGCGGGTGGGCCTGCCGCTGGAACTGGAGTACGAGCTGTGGCCGTAA
- the murC gene encoding UDP-N-acetylmuramate--L-alanine ligase — protein sequence MGIGGIGLSAFARLLQARGYQVSGCDEHPSELTAQLEREGIQVAAHHDPAHVHGVDVLIASEAVSKIHPEVQAARQAGTEVRPRMALLKELLLASPSVGVIGTHGKTTTTSMIAVALLGAGLDPAALVGGIVPEFGPGSGGSNARIGTGPFVAEVDESDRNFQYAVCQTAVFTNAEDDHVGGAEGSELATYWSSVEEQHAAFQRFVSQAQRVLYCADWPGLEHFTEGHPDALSYGTREGSTYRATQIRPDASGTTFSVEKRGELLGEARVGLPGSHNVLNALAALAVSDLYGGDFQRAAAALADFRGPGRRWQHIGTLQGALIVDDYAHNATKVAAAVDAARQTGRRVRVVFQPHRYLRTQQSWPRLAQSLMLADEVLILDIAAASEPPIEGIHATLISERMRENGHPATRYWPRREDAVKYLRGSAQPGDIIVTMGAGDVWKVARELAGDAR from the coding sequence ATGGGCATCGGCGGCATCGGTCTGTCGGCCTTCGCGCGGCTGCTCCAAGCGCGCGGTTATCAGGTCAGCGGCTGCGACGAGCATCCCAGCGAACTCACCGCCCAGCTGGAGCGCGAGGGCATCCAGGTCGCCGCGCACCACGACCCGGCCCACGTTCACGGCGTGGACGTGCTGATCGCCTCGGAAGCGGTCAGCAAGATTCATCCGGAAGTGCAGGCCGCCCGGCAGGCCGGCACCGAGGTGCGCCCGCGCATGGCGCTGCTCAAGGAGTTGCTCTTGGCCTCGCCCTCGGTGGGCGTCATCGGCACCCACGGCAAGACCACCACCACCTCGATGATCGCCGTGGCCCTCCTCGGCGCGGGCCTCGACCCGGCGGCGCTGGTGGGCGGCATCGTGCCGGAATTCGGTCCGGGCTCCGGCGGCAGCAATGCCCGCATCGGCACGGGACCCTTTGTCGCCGAAGTGGACGAGTCCGACCGCAACTTTCAGTACGCCGTGTGCCAGACCGCCGTCTTTACCAACGCCGAGGACGACCATGTCGGCGGCGCCGAGGGCAGCGAACTGGCGACCTACTGGTCGAGCGTCGAGGAGCAGCACGCCGCTTTTCAGCGCTTCGTTTCGCAGGCGCAGCGGGTGCTGTACTGCGCCGATTGGCCGGGCCTGGAGCACTTCACCGAAGGGCACCCCGACGCCCTGAGTTACGGCACCCGCGAGGGCAGCACCTACCGGGCCACCCAGATCCGGCCCGACGCGTCCGGCACCACCTTCAGCGTCGAGAAACGCGGCGAGCTGCTGGGCGAAGCGCGGGTGGGCCTGCCCGGCAGCCACAACGTCCTCAACGCGCTGGCGGCGCTGGCGGTCAGCGATCTGTACGGCGGCGACTTTCAGCGCGCCGCTGCCGCCCTGGCCGATTTCCGTGGGCCGGGACGGCGCTGGCAACACATCGGCACGCTTCAGGGCGCGCTGATCGTGGACGACTACGCCCACAACGCCACCAAGGTCGCCGCCGCCGTGGACGCCGCGCGCCAGACCGGTCGGCGGGTTCGGGTGGTGTTTCAGCCGCACCGCTACCTCAGAACCCAGCAGAGCTGGCCGCGCCTGGCCCAGAGCCTGATGCTGGCCGACGAGGTGCTGATTCTCGACATCGCCGCCGCTTCCGAGCCGCCGATCGAGGGCATTCACGCCACCCTGATCAGCGAGCGGATGCGCGAAAACGGCCACCCGGCCACCCGCTACTGGCCCCGGCGTGAGGACGCGGTGAAGTACCTGCGCGGCAGCGCCCAGCCGGGGGACATCATCGTCACGATGGGTGCGGGCGACGTCTGGAAGGTGGCGCGCGAGCTGGCAGGAGACGCGCGGTGA